The following are from one region of the Corylus avellana chromosome ca1, CavTom2PMs-1.0 genome:
- the LOC132177400 gene encoding serine hydroxymethyltransferase 7-like has translation MDLTQPQSNLSLGFSSHASPPHRTQISDDSITLQLDSSLRDATPTHQPLPPFPLQLLEPQTPTEKPAENGSFLDAESADDDGVEEIRLLGHSMCLKRRRDRESSSSSISAPSSYSKRAVSVEPDLEARRSAVRSWGDAALRVADPDVFEIMEKEKERQFKGIELIASENFVCRAVMEALGSHLTNKYSEGMPGARYYGGNQYIDEIETLCCERALEAFGLDSDNWGVNVQPYSCTSANFAVYTGLLLPGDRIMGLDTPSGGNTSHGYYTPNGRKVSGASIFFESLPYKVNPQTGYIDFDKLEERALDFRPKILICGGSSYPREWDYARFRQIADKCGAVLLCDMAQISGIVAAKVV, from the coding sequence ATGGATTTGACGCAACCACAGTCGAatctctctctagggttttcATCACATGCATCGCCACCCCACCGTACCCAAATCTCCGACGACTCCATCACCCTCCAGCTCGACTCCAGCCTCCGCGACGCCACGCCCACCCACCAACCGCTCCCACCCTTTCCCCTCCAGTTGCTCGAACCCCAAACGCCCACCGAGAAGCCCGCTGAAAACGGCTCCTTTTTAGACGCAGAATCGGCCGACGACGATGGCGTCGAGGAAATCCGCCTTCTCGGTCACTCCATGTGCCTCAAGCGCCGCCGAGACAGGGAATCGTCGTCCTCGTCGATTTCGGCGCCGAGTTCGTATTCAAAGAGGGCGGTCTCTGTCGAACCCGACCTTGAGGCGCGGCGGAGTGCGGTGCGGTCGTGGGGCGACGCGGCTCTGCGCGTGGCGGACCCCGATGTGTTCGAGATAAtggagaaggagaaagagaggCAATTCAAAGGGATCGAATTGATTGCTTCCGAGAATTTCGTTTGCCGGGCCGTAATGGAAGCGCTCGGAAGCCACTTGACCAACAAATACTCGGAAGGAATGCCCGGCGCGCGATACTACGGCGGGAACCAATACATCGACGAGATAGAAACGCTGTGTTGCGAGCGCGCATTGGAGGCGTTCGGGCTTGATTCGGATAATTGGGGCGTGAATGTGCAGCCTTATTCGTGCACGTCTGCGAATTTCGCTGTATACACGGGGTTGTTGCTTCCTGGGGATCGGATAATGGGGTTGGATACGCCGTCCGGAGGGAATACGAGTCATGGGTACTACACGCCCAATGGGAGGAAGGTTTCTGGGGCGTCGATTTTCTTTGAGAGTCTGCCGTATAAGGTAAACCCGCAAACGGGGTATATCGATTTCGATAAGCTTGAGGAGAGGGCGCTGGATTTTCGTCCCAAGATATTGATTTGTGGGGGGAGCTCGTATCCTCGGGAATGGGATTATGCGAGGTTTAGGCAGATTGCGGATAAGTGTGGCGCAGTACTCCTGTGTGATATGGCTCAAATAAGCGGCATTGTTGCGGCTAAGGTTGTGTGA